A stretch of the Bacteroidota bacterium genome encodes the following:
- a CDS encoding SPFH domain-containing protein, translated as MGLFDKLKGEFVDIIEWTDSSNDTMVWRFPRYQNEIKMGAKLTVRESQVAVFVNEGQMADEYKPGMYELQTQNMPIMTTLKGWKYGFNSPFKAEVYFVNTKQFTNQKWGTKNPIMLRDAEFGPIRIRAFGNYAIRVVDAKLFLKEIAGTDQHFTTEEVTEQLRNMVITRFTDAIAESKIPVLDMASNYDELSKLIGNKINPEFKEIGIEVTKLLIENISLPPDVEAALDKRSSMGIIGNLNAFTQYQAANSMEKAAENGNSMMGAGLGMGMGMGMGNQMNNMFNQNQNVNNQNNNTPPPPPPATQYFVAVNGAQTGPFTEQVMAQMIQQGSLKKESMIWKNGMAAWAAAEQVAEIAKLFSAVPPPLPPPM; from the coding sequence ATGGGACTATTTGATAAATTAAAAGGTGAATTTGTAGATATAATCGAGTGGACGGATAGCTCGAATGATACAATGGTATGGCGTTTTCCCCGTTACCAAAATGAAATAAAGATGGGTGCGAAGTTGACCGTTCGCGAATCACAAGTTGCCGTGTTTGTAAATGAAGGTCAAATGGCAGATGAATACAAACCCGGAATGTATGAATTGCAGACCCAAAATATGCCGATTATGACCACCTTGAAAGGTTGGAAATATGGTTTTAACAGTCCGTTTAAAGCGGAAGTTTATTTTGTAAATACGAAACAATTTACGAATCAAAAATGGGGCACAAAAAATCCGATCATGTTGCGTGATGCAGAATTTGGACCGATACGTATTCGTGCTTTTGGAAACTATGCGATTCGTGTTGTAGATGCAAAGTTATTCTTAAAGGAAATTGCCGGAACGGATCAGCATTTTACCACAGAAGAAGTAACTGAGCAATTGCGAAATATGGTAATTACTCGTTTTACAGATGCGATTGCCGAAAGTAAAATTCCGGTATTGGACATGGCATCCAATTATGATGAACTATCAAAATTGATAGGAAATAAAATAAATCCAGAGTTTAAAGAAATTGGGATTGAAGTAACCAAATTATTGATTGAGAATATTTCTTTGCCACCGGATGTAGAAGCTGCCTTGGACAAAAGAAGCAGTATGGGTATTATTGGAAACCTGAATGCCTTTACACAATATCAAGCTGCGAACTCCATGGAGAAAGCTGCCGAAAATGGCAATAGCATGATGGGAGCAGGCTTAGGAATGGGTATGGGCATGGGAATGGGGAACCAAATGAACAACATGTTCAATCAAAATCAAAACGTTAATAATCAGAATAACAATACACCGCCACCACCGCCACCGGCTACGCAATATTTTGTTGCAGTGAATGGAGCACAAACTGGTCCGTTTACCGAACAAGTGATGGCACAAATGATTCAACAAGGTTCATTGAAAAAAGAATCGATGATTTGGAAAAATGGAATGGCTGCCTGGGCTGCTGCAGAGCAAGTGGCAGAAATAGCAAAATTATTTTCTGCTGTTCCACCGCCATTGCCTCCGCCAATGTAA